GTCTCAGTCCTCCTTATTTCTTAGCAGGCTTCTCACCGAAGCGCTTTGGTTTAACGTATGTGTTAATAAGAGGTGTGAACGCATTCATGATAAGAATGGCGAACGACATACCTTCTGGATAGCTACCCCAGTTACGGATGATGACGGTCAGCAGACCGATACATACACCGTAGATAAGCATGCCCTTGTGGGTCATCGGAGAGGTTACATAATCAGTAGCCATGAAGATGGCACCGAGCATCAGACCACCACTGAAGATGACAGCCAGAGGATTGGCATAAACAGGATTAGCCAAATGCATCAAACCGCTGAAAACGAATACGGTAGCGATGATGCTGACTGGAATATGCCAGGTAATGACCTTCTTCCAGAGCATGTAAGCCAAACCGAGCAAGAGGGCAAATGCACAAACCTCACCGGTAGTACCGGCACCGAAGGTATCGCCAGTGGCACCGAAGAGCAGGCTCAGCGCATCAGGCAACTGGTTGAGAACAGAAGCATCGCCCGTCTTGATAGCGGTCTTCATGATAGCCAGCGGAGTAGCACCCGTTGTAGCATCAGTATAGCTGAGCATCTGTCCGGCTATAGGCCATGAAGTCATCTGGGCAGGGAAGCTGACGAGCAGGAAGCAACGGCCAACCAAAGCGGGATTGAAAGGATTGTTACCCAAACCGCCGAAGCTCATCTTACCTACACCAATGGCAAACAGGGCACCGATGATGATGA
This Segatella copri DSM 18205 DNA region includes the following protein-coding sequences:
- a CDS encoding RnfABCDGE type electron transport complex subunit D; translated protein: MGKLIVSLSPHAHGNESVEKNMYGVIIALVPAILASFYFFGLGSAVVLLSSVAACVFFEWAITKYLLKEETSLLDGSAIITGILLGMNLPSNLPLWIIIIGALFAIGVGKMSFGGLGNNPFNPALVGRCFLLVSFPAQMTSWPIAGQMLSYTDATTGATPLAIMKTAIKTGDASVLNQLPDALSLLFGATGDTFGAGTTGEVCAFALLLGLAYMLWKKVITWHIPVSIIATVFVFSGLMHLANPVYANPLAVIFSGGLMLGAIFMATDYVTSPMTHKGMLIYGVCIGLLTVIIRNWGSYPEGMSFAILIMNAFTPLINTYVKPKRFGEKPAKK